The Cherax quadricarinatus isolate ZL_2023a unplaced genomic scaffold, ASM3850222v1 Contig2631, whole genome shotgun sequence genome includes a window with the following:
- the LOC138851895 gene encoding S-antigen protein-like has protein sequence MCECSHGRLCECSHGRLCECSHGRLCECSHGRLCECSHGRLCECSHGRLCECSHGRLCECSHGRLCECSHGRLCECSHGRLCECSHGRLCECSHGRLCECSQGRLCECSHGRLCECSHGRLCECSHGRLCECSHGRLCECSHGRLCECSHGRLCECSHGRLCECSHGRLCECSHGRLCECSHGRLCECSHGRLCECSHGRWCECSHGRLCECSHGRLCECSHGRLCECSHGRLCECSHGRLCECSHGRLCECSHGRLCECSYGRLCECSHGRLCECSHGRLCECSHGRLCECSHGRLCECSHG, from the exons atgtgtgagtgtagtcatggaaggttgtgtgagtgtagtcatggaaggttgtgtgagtgtagtcatggaaggttgtgtgagtgtagtcatggaaggttgtgtgagtgtagtcatggaaggttgtgtgagtgtagtcatggaaggttgtgtgagtgtagtcatggaaggttgtgtgagtgtagtcatggaaggttgtgtgagtgtagtcatggaaggttgtgtgagtgtagtcatggaaggttgtgtgagtgtagtcatggaaggttgtgtgagtgtagtcatggaaggttgtgtgagtgtagtcagggaaggttgtgtgagtgtagtcatggaaggttgtgtgagtgtagtcatggaaggttgtgtgagtgtagtcatggaaggttgtgtgagtgtagtcatggaaggttgtgtgagtgtagtcatggaaggttgtgtgagtgtagtcatggaaggttgtgtgagtgtagtcatggaaggttgtgtgagtgtagtcatggaaggttgtgtgagtgtagtcatggaaggttgtgtgagtgtagtcatggaaggttgtgtgagtgtagtcatggaaggttgtgtgagtgtagtcatggaag gtggtgtgagtgtagtcatggaaggttgtgtgagtgtagtcatggaaggttgtgtgagtgtagtcatggaaggttgtgtgagtgtagtcatggaaggttgtgtgagtgtagtcatggaaggttgtgtgagtgtagtcatggaaggttgtgtgagtgtagtcatggaaggttgtgtgagtgtagttatggaaggttgtgtgagtgtagtcatggaaggttgtgtgagtgtagtcatggaaggttgtgtgagtgtagtcatggaaggttgtgtgagtgtagtcatggaaggttgtgtgagtgtagtcatggaag